The sequence TATGGAcaaaaaatcatttaagGGCTCATGCAGCAGTAtgcttttgaatttattacaattagaAATCGATACAATTGAAGATAGTTGGTTTGAAAGACTCTCTCATGAATTCAAAAAGCCATACTTCATCCAACTTAAGAAGTTCATTGATGGTGAACAATCCAAGAGTACTGTGTTTCCACCTGCAGATGATATATATTCGTGGAGCAGGCTAACCCCATTTAGGCAGGTGAAGGTTGTTATCATCGGCCAAGACCCTTATCATAATTACAACCAGGCACATGGTTTAGCATTTAGTGTGAAAAGTCCAACTCCTGCCCCTCCTTCACTGAAGAACATTTACAAAGAGTTGAAAAATGAGTATCCTGACTATGAGATCGATAATAACGTAGGTGACTTGACACCATGGGCCAAACAAGgtgtattattattgaatacaGCGTTAACGGTAAAAGCACACAATGCTAATTCTCATTCAAAAGCAGGTTGGTCAGATTTTACCAAAGAGGTAGTCCAAACTCTAATTAATGATAGGATCGAGTCTAAAGAACCAATAGCGTTTTTATTGTGGGGAAACAACGCGATTAGATTAGTTGAAACAATTCTAACTGAATCACGTAAgattaataaaagtaatCTACCAGACAATTTTAAGTTGTTAAAATCAGTCCATCCATCTCCTTTGAGTGCAAGCAGGGGCTTTTTTGGGACACAGCATTTTAAACAGATTAATGACTGGTTGTACACTGAACAAAAGACAGATATGATAGATTGGAGTGTCGTGCCTGGTTCAAAATTGGCAGGCATCAAGAAGTATTGTAACATGCATTAATTATCAGCACATTTCATCAAGAACCTGGAAAGGAGTGTATAGTTACGAAGGGATATTCTACTCAATAAATATAGCTTGAGACATACGCACTGtgacatattttaaaagaatctTGGCAAAAAAAACCATTTGTCCTTCTAGGTGCGTTCGCCAGCCAGCTGCATGGTAAGCGAGATATTTAATCTATATAGTCAGTCATGtatgatatatatgattAAATCAACTACATAATTCAATGATTTGAATTGAGTTTTTAACA comes from Tetrapisispora phaffii CBS 4417 chromosome 4, complete genome and encodes:
- the UNG1 gene encoding uracil-DNA glycosylase (similar to Saccharomyces cerevisiae UNG1 (YML021C); ancestral locus Anc_5.555), with translation MTVPEKKRGQSTIESFFKNTPVKRAKVTVSKEETIAISKIRNESAVTVGVGSKIVNKGMDKKSFKGSCSSMLLNLLQLEIDTIEDSWFERLSHEFKKPYFIQLKKFIDGEQSKSTVFPPADDIYSWSRLTPFRQVKVVIIGQDPYHNYNQAHGLAFSVKSPTPAPPSLKNIYKELKNEYPDYEIDNNVGDLTPWAKQGVLLLNTALTVKAHNANSHSKAGWSDFTKEVVQTLINDRIESKEPIAFLLWGNNAIRLVETILTESRKINKSNLPDNFKLLKSVHPSPLSASRGFFGTQHFKQINDWLYTEQKTDMIDWSVVPGSKLAGIKKYCNMH